One region of Diabrotica undecimpunctata isolate CICGRU chromosome 6, icDiaUnde3, whole genome shotgun sequence genomic DNA includes:
- the LOC140443290 gene encoding uncharacterized protein isoform X2, with product MFNKMEVKQEVCEEICKIEIDSDVNDALMDSIKIEIKEEPKRETTHDTFDYLDLKKIPTKSEIGQDERELKSLEERTTNEEGLFEEDNTSKTMKRIPAGSCNTKHIDQPLKEKALKCEICFKQLAHISSLNVHMRVHTGEKPYKCEICFQQFSQKCALYQHNKVHTGEKPYKCEICFRLFSRADHLKEHQTTHTGEKPYQCKLCSKQFSQKSSFYQHKKVHTGEKRHKCEICFKQFSQKCSLHEHKKVHTGEKSHKCEICFQQFSQKCSLYQHKKVHTGEKPYKCEICFRLFSRADNLKEHKTTHTGEKPYQCELCSKQFSHKRNLHRHTKVHTGEKPYQCDLCSKLFSRADHLKEHQMTHTGEKPYQCELCSKQFSQKSSFYHHKKVHTGEKPYKCEICFKQFSQKYSLYEHKRVHTGEKPYQCEICSKQFSQKNSLYDHTKVHTGEKPYQCELCSNQFTLKSSLYRHSVVHTGEKHYQCELCSKQYTYKSSLYRHTKVHTGEKP from the exons atgtttaataaaatggaagtaaaacaagaagtttgtgaagagatatgtaaaatagaaatagatAGTGATGTGAATGATGCCCTTATGGATAGTATTAAAATTGAAATCAAGGAGGAACCCAAAAGAGAAACTACACATGATACATTTGATTATTTAGACTTAAAGAAAATTCCCACAAAGAGTGAAATAGGACAAGATGAACGTGAACTTAAGTCATTGGAAgaaagaacaacaaatgaagaAG GCCTTTTTGAGGAGGACAACACATCAAAAACTATGAAAAGAATACCTGCAGGATCATGTAATACAAAACACATAGACCAACCTCTTAAAGAAAAAGCAttgaaatgtgaaatttgttttaaacaacttGCCCATATAAGTTCATTAAACGTGCACATgagagttcacactggagaaaaaccttacaagtgtgaaatttgttttcaacAGTTTTCTCAAAAATGTGCTTTATATCAACATAAtaaagttcacactggagaaaaaccttataagtgtgaaatttgttttagacTGTTTTCTCGGGCAGATCATTTGAAAGAACATCAAACgacgcacactggagaaaaaccttaccagtGTAAACTTTGCTCCAAGCAGTTTTCGCAGAAAAGTTCTTTCTATCAGCATAagaaagttcacactggagaaaaacgtcacaagtgcgaaatttgttttaaacaattttctcAAAAATGTTCTTTACATGAACATAagaaagttcacactggagaaaaatctcacaagtgtgaaatttgttttcaacAGTTTTCTCAAAAATGTTCTTTATATCAACATAagaaagttcacactggagaaaaaccttataagtgtgaaatttgttttagacTGTTTTCTCGGGCAGACAATTTGAAAGAACATAAAACgacgcacactggagaaaaaccttaccagtGTGAACTTTGCTCTAAGCAGTTTTCGCATAAAAGAAATTTACATCGACATACGAAAGTTCATACGggagaaaaaccttaccagtGTGACCTTTGCTCTAA acTGTTTTCTCGGGCAGATCATTTGAAAGAACATCAAATGACACACACGggagaaaaaccttaccagtGTGAACTTTGCTCCAAGCAGTTTTCGCAGAAAAGTTCTTTCTATCATCATAagaaagttcacactggagaaaaaccttacaagtgcgaaatttgttttaaacaattttctcaaaaatatTCTTTATATGAACATAAgagagttcacactggagaaaaaccttaccagtgtgaaatttgctcTAAGCAGTTTTCACAGAAAAATTCTTTATATGATCATACaaaagttcacactggagaaaaaccttaccagtGTGAACTTTGCTCTAATCAGTTTACGCTTAAAAGTTCTTTATATCGACATTCAGTAGTTCACACGGGAGAAAAACATTACCAGTGTGAACTTTGCTCTAAGCAGTATACATATAAAAGTTCTTTATATCGACATAcgaaagttcacactggagaaaaaccttaa
- the LOC140443290 gene encoding uncharacterized protein isoform X1, whose amino-acid sequence MFNKMEVKQEVCEEICKIEIDSDVNDALMDSIKIEIKEEPKRETTHDTFDYLDLKKIPTKSEIGQDERELKSLEERTTNEEGFPREENTREIMKIIPVISQLAEEQRIKGEMCKSSLTEKTKGRTGEKPYTCEICYKQFGVAFYLKQHIRTHTGEKPYKCEICFKQFPRKDSLSQHVKIHTGKKSHKCEICSKGFTYKCSLNEHIKVHTGEKPHKCEICFKQFARKFSLNEHVRVHTGEKPHKCEICFKQFTQKSALNEHMKVHTGEKPHKCEICFKQFSQKVNLYQHTKVHVEGKPHKCQICFKQFTHKGSLYQHSKLHTGEKPHKCEICFKGFTQKGNLYQHTKVHTGEKPYKCEICYKQFGVAQNLKQHIRRHTEKKTRKENTREVIKRSCNKSTS is encoded by the exons atgtttaataaaatggaagtaaaacaagaagtttgtgaagagatatgtaaaatagaaatagatAGTGATGTGAATGATGCCCTTATGGATAGTATTAAAATTGAAATCAAGGAGGAACCCAAAAGAGAAACTACACATGATACATTTGATTATTTAGACTTAAAGAAAATTCCCACAAAGAGTGAAATAGGACAAGATGAACGTGAACTTAAGTCATTGGAAgaaagaacaacaaatgaagaAG gttttCCACGAGAGGAGAACACACgggaaattatgaaaataatacCTGTAATAAGTCAACTAGCTGAAGAACAAAGGATAAAAGGAGAAATGTGTAAAAGTTCTTTAACTGAAAAAACGAAAGGTcgcactggagaaaaaccttacacgtgcgaaatttgttataaacaatttggagtagcattttatttaaaacaacataTAAGAacgcatactggggaaaaaccttacaagtgcgaaatttgttttaaacagtttccTCGAAAAGATTCTTTATCTCAACATGTAAAAATTCATACTGGAAAAAAATCtcacaagtgcgaaatttgttctaAGGGGTTTACCTACAAGTGTTCTTTAAATGAACATATAAAAGTTCATACTGgcgaaaaacctcacaagtgcgaaatttgttttaaacaatttgctCGTAAATTTTCTTTAAATGAACATGTAAGagttcatactggagaaaaacctcacaagtgcgaaatttgtttcaagcagtttACTCAGAAAAGTGCTTTAAATGAACATATGAAagttcatactggagaaaaacctcacaagtgcgaaatttgttttaagcagtttagtcagAAAGTTAATTTATATCAACATACCAAAGTTCATGTTGAAGGAAAACCTCACAAATgccaaatttgttttaagcagtttactcatAAGGGTTCTTTATATCAACATTCGAAActtcatactggagaaaaacctcacaagtgtgaaatttgttttaaggggTTTACTCAGAAAGGTAATTTATATCAACATACGAAagttcatactggagaaaaaccttacaagtgtgaaatttgttataAACAGTTTGGAGTAGCACAGAATTTGAAACAACATATACGAaggcatactgaaaaaaaaacacGAAAAGAGAACACACGGGAAGTTATAAAAAGAAGCTGTAATAAGTCAACTAGCTGA
- the LOC140442598 gene encoding uncharacterized protein, with protein MFNKMEVKQEVCEEICKIEIDSDVNDALMDSIKIEIKEEPKRETTHDTFDYLDLKKIPTKSEIIQDERELKSLEERTTNEEGFTQEENKMKIMETFCEHSSHKEHCTSRHAEVKTVNKNIKVHTKQGPYKCEVCFKQFSKTHSLKRHLKVHTGEKSYKCEICFKQLSRATSLKRHMRTHTGEKPYKCEICFNKFSEAGTLKKHLRLHYEEKPYKCESCFKQFKDASNLQTHLRVHTGEKPYECEICSKQFSYKGHLKQHMGTHTGEKSYKCEICFKQLSQANSLKRHLRTHTGEKLYKCEICFNKFSEASNLKTHLRVHTGEKPYKCESCFKQFNAASNLKIHLGVHTGEKPYECEICSKQFSQKRYLKQHMGTHTGEKSCRCEICFKQFSQKSCLKNHLKMHTEENILSLKLDLSSLLQ; from the exons atgtttaataaaatggaagtaaaacaagaagtttgtgaagagatatgtaaaatagaaatagatAGTGATGTGAATGATGCCCTTATGGATAGTATTAAAATTGAAATCAAGGAGGAACCCAAAAGAGAAACTACACATGATACATTTGATTATTTAGACTTAAAGAAAATTCCCACAAAGAGTGAAATAATACAAGATGAACGTGAACTTAAGTCATTGGAAgaaagaacaacaaatgaagaAG gttttaCTCAGGAGgagaataaaatgaaaattatggaAACATTTTGTGAACATTCATCCCATAAAGAACACTGTACGAGTCGACACGCCGAAGtaaaaactgtaaataaaaatataaaagttcatACTAAACAGGGACCTTACAAATGTGaagtttgttttaaacagttttctaAAACACATAGTCTGAAAAGACATTTgaaagtgcacactggagaaaaatcttacaagtgtgaaatttgttttaagcagctTAGTCGAGCAACTAGTTTGAAAAGACATATGAGaacgcatactggagaaaaaccttacaagtgtgaaatttgttttaacaaGTTTAGCGAAGCAGGtactttgaaaaaacatttgagattgcactatgaagaaaaaccttacaagtgtgaaagctgttttaagcagtttaaagATGCAAGTAATTTgcaaacacatttgagagtgcacactggagaaaaaccttatgagtgcgaaatttgttctaagcagtTTTCTTATAAAGGACATTTGAAACAACATATGGgaacgcacactggagaaaaatcttacaagtgtgaaatttgttttaagcagctTAGTCAAGCAAAtagtttgaaaagacatttgagaacgcatactggagaaaaactttacaagtgtgaaatttgttttaacaaGTTTAGCGAAgcaagtaatttgaaaacacatttgagagtgcacactggagaaaaaccttacaagtgtgaaagctgttttaagcagtttaatgctgcaagtaatttgaaaatacatttgggagtgcacactggagaaaaaccgtatgagtgcgaaatttgttctaagcagttttctcaaaaaagatatttgaaacaacatatgggaacgcacactggagaaaaatcttgtaggtgcgaaatttgttttaagcagttttctcaaaaGAGTTgtttgaaaaatcatttaaaaatgcacactgaagaaaacattttaagtttgaaATTAGATTTAAGTAGTTTACTACAGTAA